A single window of Poecilia reticulata strain Guanapo linkage group LG10, Guppy_female_1.0+MT, whole genome shotgun sequence DNA harbors:
- the LOC103470996 gene encoding LOW QUALITY PROTEIN: matrix metalloproteinase-17 (The sequence of the model RefSeq protein was modified relative to this genomic sequence to represent the inferred CDS: deleted 1 base in 1 codon), producing the protein MKMWIFILCLSNEWIQTASAASVTPTPSSQPATPTKDESTQMVDWLIKYGYLPRSDPSTGLLQAWTAVTDAVKAMQTFAGLKDSGVLDEETMVLMKSPRCSLPDQDGPSKLLVLQQGKEIRRRRSVSMWTRRNINWRLHSYPSSSHLSREMIRSLVFYALRVWAEPTPLEFHEVGNPEAADLQVDFLQGYHGDGYPFDGAGGAVGHAFFPSDPARAGGVHLDAEEQWAFRQPAYEGTDLFTVLVHEFGHALGLAHSSSRHSVMRPYYHGPVGDPLHYRLEQQDLEHITHIYGKRNQLLLTDVPRLTTEPKLHHRAHHHHHRPGPPIDRCNTNFDVVAKIRGETFFFKGLTVWRVNGGGLVSGRGAVVRRLWRGLPADLLRLDAVLERHSDHAIIFISGSRFWLFRDLSLQDGYPQPLTALRMGVSLTRGQPDDEDEAVPGSGRWALVWDPEEGPVWGKVGNLEKEKQEDKWSQLLRDGVSGLTTDNDGSVYLFRGDSYWKFMFPGSAPQDGYPRSSAADWLDCVDSSSPSAVDDFSSQSCSVRLCV; encoded by the exons ACCTGCCCCGATCAGACCCCTCCACCGGGCTGCTGCAGGCCTGGACAGCTGTCACTGACGCTGTCAAAGCCATGCAAACGTTTGCTGGCCTCAAAGACTCCGGAGTTTTAG ATGAGGAAACAATGGTGCTGATGAAGAGCCCACGCTGCTCCCTTCCTGACCAAGATGGACCATCCAAGTTACTGGTCCTCCAGCAGGGGAAGGAGATACGGAGGAGGAGATCTGTCTCCATGTGGACCCGTAGGAACATAAACTGGAG GTTGCACTCCTATCCTTCCTCTTCACACCTGTCCAGGGAGATGATTCGTTCTCTGGTCTTCTATGCTCTAAGAGTCTGGGCAGAGCCAACGCCGCTGGAATTCCATGAG GTGGGCAACCCAGAGGCAGCTGACCTGCAGGTAGACTTTCTCCAAGGTTACCACGGTGATGGCTATCCCTTCGATGGAGCCGGTGGAGCAGTGGGTCATGCTTTCTTCCCTTCAGATCCTGCCAGGGCAGGAGGAGTTCATCTGGATGCAGAGGAGCAGTGGGCTTTCAGACAGCCAG CTTATGAGGGTACGGACCTGTTTACGGTGTTGGTCCATGAGTTTGGCCATGCTCTGGGCCTGGCCCACTCTTCGTCCCGCCACTCAGTGATGAGGCCATACTACCACGGTCCTGTTGGAGACCCTTTGCACTACCGCCTGGAACAGCAGGACCTGGAGCACATCACTCACATCTATG GTAAAAGGAACCAGCTTCTGCTGACAGATGTTCCTCGCCTTACAACGGAGCCTAAGCTGCACCACAGAGCCCATCACCATCATCACAGACCTGG TCCTCCCATAGATCGTTGTAACACCAACTTTGACGTTGTGGCAAAGATAAGAGGAGAGACTTTCTTCTTCAAAG GCCTGACGGTGTGGCGGGTGAATGGTGGGGGTTTGGTATCAGGGCGTGGTGCTGTGGTCAGGAGGCTGTGGAGGGGTCTGCCCGCTGACCTGCTGCGCCTGGATGCTGTGCTGGAGAGGCATTCAGATCACgccatcatcttcatcagcg GCTCCAGGTTCTGGCTATTCAGGGATCTGTCCCTTCAGGACGGCTACCCTCAGCCCCTGACTGCTCTCCGGATGGGGGTGAGCCTGACCCGAGGACAACctgatgatgaggatgaagCAGTGCCAGGATCTGGGCGCTGGGCCCTGGTGTGGGATCCAGAGGAAGGACCTGTGTGGGGAAAAGTGGGAAACTTAGAGAAAGAGAAGCAGGAAGACAAGTGGAGCCAGCTTCTTAGGGATGGTGTCAGCGGCCTA ACCACCGACAACGACG GTTCTGTTTATCTGTTCAGAGGAGATTCCTACTGGAAGTTCATGTTTCCAGGCTCTGCACCGCAGGACGGATACCCACGATCCTCTGCTGCAGACTGGTTGGACTGCGTCGACTCCTCGTCCCCGTCCGCAGTGGATGACTTCTCATCCCAAAGCTGTTCTGTCAGGCTATGTGTGtga